A genomic window from Salvia hispanica cultivar TCC Black 2014 chromosome 5, UniMelb_Shisp_WGS_1.0, whole genome shotgun sequence includes:
- the LOC125188448 gene encoding uncharacterized protein LOC125188448 — translation MRREQRRFSLLPRDLSGGIVVFPANHRLSASPELHRLRLLSRIRTSSPFLSAGSRLTCVAGELASASLGRAFFGQRRRLPLAPSSSLFLSRLNSPMAARRLQAHSLRRALSLRRVLSGRQRRHRPSLHLHLAAPTPAAALLCCPGSVFAQPGLSELVAARPSPGSSAQLKLSPLPPPLTPFSSYGSSLFLEKKFSIGVLCGLWYMEAFLELVEGSKKNRD, via the exons ATGAGACGAGAACAGCGGCGGTTCTCCCTCCTCCCTCGCGACCTCTCCGGCGGAATCGTCGTCTTTCCGGCGAATCACCGCCTCTCTGCGTCGCCGGAACTACACCGGCTCCGCCTCCTCTCTCGAATTCGCACCTCGTCTCCTTTCCTCTCGGCGGGATCGCGCCTCACCTGCGTCGCCGGCGAACTCGCCTCGGCCTCCCTCGGCCGAGCGTTCTTCGGCCAGCGCCGGCGGCTCCCTCTGGCTCCGTCTAGCTCTCTATTCCTCTCTCGGCTGAATTCGCCGATGGCAGCCCGTCGGCTCCAAGCTCACTCCCTCCGTCGGGCTCTCTCTCTCCGCCGAGTTCTCTCCGGAAGGCAGCGACGCCATCGCCCCTCTCTCCATCTTCACTTGGCGGCGCCGACACCAGCCGCCGCCTTACTCTGCTGCCCCGGCAGCGTCTTCGCTCAGCCGGGCCTCTCCGAGCTCGTCGCTGCCCGTCCGTCGCCGGGCAGCTCCGCCCAACTAAAGCTAAGTCCTCTCCCCCCACCCCTTACTCCTTTTTCGAGTTATGGCAGTAGcttatttttggaaaagaaaTTCTCCATTGGAGTCTTGTGTGGCTTATG GTACATGGAGGCATTCTTGGAGCTTGTGGAGGGAAGCAAAAAAAATCGAGATTAA